The DNA segment GGTGAACAGCGTCTTGGCGAGGCCCTCCCAGGTCTTGGTGATCCGGGCCACCTCGCTGTCCGCGTGGTCGACGATCGCGAAGTTCCACGCCCGCCAGTTCTCCGCCTTGATCGCGCCGACCTGCTGGCCGTTCACGTTCATCGCGAAGTTGATCTTGCCGATCATGTTCTGCTGGACGATCTCACCGACCGGCGAGCCGTCCGGGCGGGACACGATCACCCGGGACTTGAAGATCTTCGCGGGCCGGGTCAGCAGCAGCTGCGGCTGGCCGTAGGCGTCGCGGATCTCCAGCTTGTGGGTGAGGAACTGGTCCCAGCTGGAGACGAAGCGCAGGATCTTGCGCAGCACGCCCTGCCCGACCTCGGTGACCGAGCCGAGCTCGCGGCCGTGCTGGTCCATGACCTTGTACTCGTTGGTCAGCTCGATCAGCTTGGCCTTCTGGTTCACCACCAGCACCGGCTCGGTGAACAGGGTGCCGCCGCCGGGGCCGCCGGCCACGACGCCCGCCTGCTGCTGCACCTGGCGCTG comes from the Streptomyces sp. SUK 48 genome and includes:
- a CDS encoding phospholipid scramblase-related protein, encoding MTTQSNTPAGWYPDPHGAPQTLRYWDGSQWTEHTNSQAPQAQQPQQAAPQQQFPQQQAPDARVQRQVQQQAGVVAGGPGGGTLFTEPVLVVNQKAKLIELTNEYKVMDQHGRELGSVTEVGQGVLRKILRFVSSWDQFLTHKLEIRDAYGQPQLLLTRPAKIFKSRVIVSRPDGSPVGEIVQQNMIGKINFAMNVNGQQVGAIKAENWRAWNFAIVDHADSEVARITKTWEGLAKTLFTSADNYVLQIHYQLPEPLLSLVVATALTVDTALKQDSRGWN